A genomic stretch from Arachis stenosperma cultivar V10309 chromosome 3, arast.V10309.gnm1.PFL2, whole genome shotgun sequence includes:
- the LOC130965570 gene encoding polyol transporter 5-like — protein MAEAEVAAALTNNEFEPHQKKPSRNKYALACAMLASMTSILLGYDIGVMSGAAMYIKRDLRISDVKIEILAGIINLYSPIGSYIAGRTSDWIGRRYTIILAAVIFFVGAILMGFSPNYAFLMFGRFVAGIGIGFAFLIAPVYTSEISPTSSRGFLSSLPEVFLNGGILLGYISNYAFSKLSLRMGWRLMLGVGAIPSMFLAVAVLAMPESPRWLVSQGRIGEARKILNKISDSKQEAHQRLADIKDTAGIPQECNDDVVPITKKKQGKGVWKELLLYPTPAVRHIFIASLGIHFFAQATGIDAVVLYSPRIFEKAGIKSDNKKLLATVAVGFVKTVFILVATFFLDRVGRRKLLLSSVSGLIISLLTLAVSLTVVNRSKTTLNWAIGLSIASVLSYVGSFSIGSGPITWVYSSEIFPLRLRAQGVAIGAVVNRVTSGVISMTFLSLTKAITTGGAFFLFAGIAAAAWVFHYTLLPETRGKTLEEIEGSFGNFCRKSKKSANGEGLNRNSTGNGQIQLGTNGQNQPLASVD, from the exons ATGGCTGAGGCCGAAGTAGCAGCAGCTCTAACTAACAATGAATTTGAGCCTCATCAAAAGAAGCCATCAAGGAACAAATATGCCTTAGCTTGTGCTATGCTTGCTTCCATGACTTCCATCCTCCTTGGTTACG ATATTGGTGTGATGAGTGGAGCAGCTATGTACATAAAGCGAGATCTGAGAATTTCGGATGTGAAGATTGAAATCCTTGCCGGTATAATAAACTTGTACTCTCCAATAGGTTCATACATAGCTGGAAGAACCTCTGATTGGATTGGCCGCCGTTACACTATTATATTGGCCGCCGTAATTTTCTTCGTCGGAGCAATTCTGATGGGATTTTCACCAAACTATGCGTTCCTCATGTTCGGCCGGTTTGTCGCCGGCATAGGAATCGGTTTTGCTTTCCTCATTGCACCCGTTTACACCTCGGAAATCTCTCCTACTTCTTCCCGTGGCTTCCTCTCTTCCTTGCCTGAG GTGTTTTTGAACGGAGGAATATTGCTGGGATACATATCAAACTATGCATTTTCAAAGCTTTCACTTCGAATGGGTTGGCGGTTGATGCTAGGAGTAGGAGCGATTCCTTCAATGTTCCTAGCCGTGGCGGTTTTAGCCATGCCGGAATCACCAAGGTGGCTCGTTTCTCAAGGACGAATAGGCGAAGCCAGAAAGATCCTCAACAAAATCTCCGACTCCAAACAAGAGGCGCACCAAAGACTCGCAGACATCAAAGACACAGCAGGAATACCCCAGGAGTGCAACGACGACGTCGTTCCCATCACAAAGAAGAAGCAAGGCAAGGGTGTATGGAAGGAGCTTCTCCTTTATCCTACACCCGCGGTGCGCCACATCTTCATCGCTTCCTTAGGGATTCACTTCTTTGCGCAAGCTACCGGCATAGACGCCGTCGTTTTGTACAGTCCTAGAATCTTCGAGAAGGCTGGGATCAAATCTGATAATAAAAAGCTTCTCGCAACCGTAGCCGTTGGATTCGTCAAAACGGTTTTCATCTTAGTGGCCACTTTTTTCCTGGATCGGGTTGGAAGACGCAAGTTGCTGTTAAGCAGCGTTAGCGGTTTGATAATCTCGCTTCTAACCCTTGCGGTGAGTCTCACCGTAGTGAATCGTTCGAAGACGACGCTGAACTGGGCCATTGGGCTTAGCATAGCCTCGGTTTTGTCCTATGTGGGCTCGTTCTCGATTGGGTCTGGGCCCATTACGTGGGTTTATAGTTCGGAGATATTTCCGTTGAGGCTGCGCGCTCAGGGTGTAGCTATTGGAGCTGTGGTGAATAGGGTCACCAGTGGAGTGATCTCAATGACCTTTTTGTCCCTCACGAAGGCAATTACCACTGGTGGGGCTTTCTTTCTCTTTGCTGGAATTGCAGCTGCTGCGTGGGTATTTCACTATACTCTGCTCCCTGAAACGCGCGGTAAAACTCTTGAAGAAATTGAAGGATCTTTCGGTAATTTCTGCAGAAAATCTAAGAAGAGTGCTAACGGCGAGGGACTTAACCGTAATAGCACTGGTAACGGCCAGATCCAATTGGGGACCAACGGCCAGAACCAGCCTTTGGCAAGTGTGGATTAA